A single region of the Mus caroli chromosome 16, CAROLI_EIJ_v1.1, whole genome shotgun sequence genome encodes:
- the Slc7a4 gene encoding cationic amino acid transporter 4 isoform X2: MARGLPSTAHLARFCQKLNRLKPLEESSMETSLRRCLSTLDLTLLGVGGMVGSGLYVLTGTVAKDMAGPAVLLSFLVAAVASLLAALCYAEFGARVPRTGSAYLFTYVSMGEIWAFLIGWNVLLEYLIGGAAVARAWSGYLDAIFNHSIRNFTESHLGVWQVPFLAHYPDFLAAGILLVASAFVSCGARVSSWLNHTFSAISLIVILFIIVLGFILARPHNWSAEEGGFAPFGFSGILAGTATCFYAFVGFDVIAASSEEAKNPRWAVPMAIAISLSLAAGAYILVSTVLTLMVPWHSLDPDSALADAFYRRGYSWAGFIVAVGSICAMNTVLLSNLFSLPRIVYAMAADGLFFQVFARVHPRTQVPVVGILVFGVLMALLALLLDLEALVQFLSIGTLLAYTFVATSIIVLRFQKASPPSSPCLASPGPTAKKYDSFSDHIQLVGAEQTSMSEPGQLRPALKPFLGFLDGCSPGTAVAWALGILVASAISLACVLVFGNSDLHLPQWGYVLLLVISGAVFLSSLLVLGAHQQQKKQDTFQIPLVPLTPALSILLNTCLMLKLSYLTWLRFIFWLLVGLVVYFGYGIWHSKENQREPLELTTAHYVVFPSGSLEETVQAVQPSSQSPVQESGCAE; encoded by the exons ATGGCCCGGGGACTGCCCAGTACTGCCCATTTGGCACGCTTCTGCCAGAAACTGAACCGTCTGAAGCCACTGGAAGAGTCTAGCATGGAGACATCACTGCGGCGCTGCCTGTCCACACTGGACTTGACCCTACTGGGTGTGGGTGGCATGGTGGGATCTGGGCTCTATGTGCTCACAGGCACAGTGGCCAAGGACATGGCTGGCCCTGCTGTGCTCTTGTCCTTTTTGGTGGCCGCTGTGGCCTCCCTGCTGGCGGCCCTATGCTATGCAGAGTTTGGAGCCCGTGTGCCCCGTACTGGCTCAGCATACCTATTCACGTACGTGTCCATGGGGGAGATATGGGCATTCCTCATAGGCTGGAATGTGCTTCTAGAATACCTCATTGGAGGTGCCGCTGTAGCCCGTGCCTGGAGTGGCTATTTGGATGCCATCTTTAACCACAGCATTCGCAACTTCACGGAGTCTCACCTGGGCGTCTGGCAGGTGCCCTTCCTAGCTCACTATCCAGATTTTCTGGCCGCTGGCATTTTACTCGTGgcttctgcctttgtctcctgcgGAGCCCGAGTCTCCTCCTGGCTTAACCACACGTTCTCAGCCATCAGTCTGATTGTGATCCTCTTCATCATTGTCCTGGGTTTCATCCTGGCCCGCCCTCACAACTGGAGCGCAGAAGAAGGTGGTTTCGCACCCTTCGGCTTCTCTGGCATCCTGGCTGGCACAGCCACCTGTTTCTATGCCTTTGTGGGATTTGATGTTATTGCTGCCTCCAGTGAGGAGGCCAAAAACCCACGGTGGGCGGTGCCCATGGCCATTGCCATCTCCCTCAGCCTGGCAGCTGGTGCCTATATTCTGGTCTCCACTGTGTTAACCCTCATGGTACCTTGGCACAGCCTAGACCCTGACTCGGCGCTTGCGGATGCTTTCTACAGGCGGGGTTACAGCTGGGCTGGCTTCATTGTGGCAGTTGGCTCTATCTGTG CCATGAACACCGTCCTGCTCAGCAACCTCTTCTCCCTGCCACGCATTGTCTACGCCATGGCTGCCGATGGGCTCTTCTTCCAGGTGTTTGCCCGTGTACACCCCCGGACACAGGTGCCTGTGGTAGGAATCCTGGTGTTTGGGGTCCTCATGGCCCTCCTGGCACTGCTGCTGGACCTTGAGGCACTGGTCCAGTTCCTATCCATCGGCACCCTGCTGGCCTATACCTTTGTAGCCACCAGCATCATTGTGCTGCGTTTCCAAAAAGCTTCTCCACCCAGCTCCCCTTGCCTAGCCAGCCCTGGCCCCACAGCTAAGAAATATGACTCCTTTTCAGACCATATACAGCTAGTGGGTGCTGAGCAGACCTCAATGTCTGAGCCTGGGCAGCTGAGGCCAGCCCTGAAGCCCTTCCTGGGCTTCCTGGATGGATGCAGCCCTGGAACCGCTGTAGCCTGGGCGCTTGGCATCTTGGTAGCCTCGGCTATCTCTCTGGCGTGTGTGCTGGTCTTCGGGAACTCAGACCTACACCTCCCACAGTGGGGCTATGTCTTGCTGCTGGTCATCAGTGGTGCTGTCTTTCTGTCCAGCCTCCTGGTCCTGGGGGCTCATCAGCAGCAAAAGAAGCAAGACACTTTCCAG ATCCCTTTGGTGCCCCTGACTCCAGCCCTGAGCATCCTTCTCAACACTTGCCTCATGCTGAAGCTGAGCTACCTGACCTGGCTACGCTTTATCTTCTGGCTGCTGGTCG GACTTGTCGTGTATTTTGGCTATGGCATCTGGCACAGCAAGGAGAACCAGAGGGAGCCATTGGAGCTGACTACAGCACACTACGTGGTATTCCCCAGTGGCAGCCTGGAGGAAACTGTGCAAGCTGTGCAGCCCTCTAGTCAATCACCAGTCCAGGAGTCAGGTTGTGCTGAGTAG
- the Slc7a4 gene encoding cationic amino acid transporter 4 isoform X1, with amino-acid sequence MAEAASLSSRGCGAYGEGRCTTAFTSGNRALPCSPGLLASGSRNWFSTPSAMARGLPSTAHLARFCQKLNRLKPLEESSMETSLRRCLSTLDLTLLGVGGMVGSGLYVLTGTVAKDMAGPAVLLSFLVAAVASLLAALCYAEFGARVPRTGSAYLFTYVSMGEIWAFLIGWNVLLEYLIGGAAVARAWSGYLDAIFNHSIRNFTESHLGVWQVPFLAHYPDFLAAGILLVASAFVSCGARVSSWLNHTFSAISLIVILFIIVLGFILARPHNWSAEEGGFAPFGFSGILAGTATCFYAFVGFDVIAASSEEAKNPRWAVPMAIAISLSLAAGAYILVSTVLTLMVPWHSLDPDSALADAFYRRGYSWAGFIVAVGSICAMNTVLLSNLFSLPRIVYAMAADGLFFQVFARVHPRTQVPVVGILVFGVLMALLALLLDLEALVQFLSIGTLLAYTFVATSIIVLRFQKASPPSSPCLASPGPTAKKYDSFSDHIQLVGAEQTSMSEPGQLRPALKPFLGFLDGCSPGTAVAWALGILVASAISLACVLVFGNSDLHLPQWGYVLLLVISGAVFLSSLLVLGAHQQQKKQDTFQIPLVPLTPALSILLNTCLMLKLSYLTWLRFIFWLLVGLVVYFGYGIWHSKENQREPLELTTAHYVVFPSGSLEETVQAVQPSSQSPVQESGCAE; translated from the exons ATGGCGGAGGCAGCTAGCCTCAGCAGCCGTGGCTGCGGAGCTTATGGCGAGGGGAGGTGCACCACAGCTTTCACATCCGGGAATCGGGCCCTCCCTTGCAGCCCTGGCCTCCTGGCTTCAG GTTCCAGAAACTGGTTCAGTACTCCGTCTGCCATGGCCCGGGGACTGCCCAGTACTGCCCATTTGGCACGCTTCTGCCAGAAACTGAACCGTCTGAAGCCACTGGAAGAGTCTAGCATGGAGACATCACTGCGGCGCTGCCTGTCCACACTGGACTTGACCCTACTGGGTGTGGGTGGCATGGTGGGATCTGGGCTCTATGTGCTCACAGGCACAGTGGCCAAGGACATGGCTGGCCCTGCTGTGCTCTTGTCCTTTTTGGTGGCCGCTGTGGCCTCCCTGCTGGCGGCCCTATGCTATGCAGAGTTTGGAGCCCGTGTGCCCCGTACTGGCTCAGCATACCTATTCACGTACGTGTCCATGGGGGAGATATGGGCATTCCTCATAGGCTGGAATGTGCTTCTAGAATACCTCATTGGAGGTGCCGCTGTAGCCCGTGCCTGGAGTGGCTATTTGGATGCCATCTTTAACCACAGCATTCGCAACTTCACGGAGTCTCACCTGGGCGTCTGGCAGGTGCCCTTCCTAGCTCACTATCCAGATTTTCTGGCCGCTGGCATTTTACTCGTGgcttctgcctttgtctcctgcgGAGCCCGAGTCTCCTCCTGGCTTAACCACACGTTCTCAGCCATCAGTCTGATTGTGATCCTCTTCATCATTGTCCTGGGTTTCATCCTGGCCCGCCCTCACAACTGGAGCGCAGAAGAAGGTGGTTTCGCACCCTTCGGCTTCTCTGGCATCCTGGCTGGCACAGCCACCTGTTTCTATGCCTTTGTGGGATTTGATGTTATTGCTGCCTCCAGTGAGGAGGCCAAAAACCCACGGTGGGCGGTGCCCATGGCCATTGCCATCTCCCTCAGCCTGGCAGCTGGTGCCTATATTCTGGTCTCCACTGTGTTAACCCTCATGGTACCTTGGCACAGCCTAGACCCTGACTCGGCGCTTGCGGATGCTTTCTACAGGCGGGGTTACAGCTGGGCTGGCTTCATTGTGGCAGTTGGCTCTATCTGTG CCATGAACACCGTCCTGCTCAGCAACCTCTTCTCCCTGCCACGCATTGTCTACGCCATGGCTGCCGATGGGCTCTTCTTCCAGGTGTTTGCCCGTGTACACCCCCGGACACAGGTGCCTGTGGTAGGAATCCTGGTGTTTGGGGTCCTCATGGCCCTCCTGGCACTGCTGCTGGACCTTGAGGCACTGGTCCAGTTCCTATCCATCGGCACCCTGCTGGCCTATACCTTTGTAGCCACCAGCATCATTGTGCTGCGTTTCCAAAAAGCTTCTCCACCCAGCTCCCCTTGCCTAGCCAGCCCTGGCCCCACAGCTAAGAAATATGACTCCTTTTCAGACCATATACAGCTAGTGGGTGCTGAGCAGACCTCAATGTCTGAGCCTGGGCAGCTGAGGCCAGCCCTGAAGCCCTTCCTGGGCTTCCTGGATGGATGCAGCCCTGGAACCGCTGTAGCCTGGGCGCTTGGCATCTTGGTAGCCTCGGCTATCTCTCTGGCGTGTGTGCTGGTCTTCGGGAACTCAGACCTACACCTCCCACAGTGGGGCTATGTCTTGCTGCTGGTCATCAGTGGTGCTGTCTTTCTGTCCAGCCTCCTGGTCCTGGGGGCTCATCAGCAGCAAAAGAAGCAAGACACTTTCCAG ATCCCTTTGGTGCCCCTGACTCCAGCCCTGAGCATCCTTCTCAACACTTGCCTCATGCTGAAGCTGAGCTACCTGACCTGGCTACGCTTTATCTTCTGGCTGCTGGTCG GACTTGTCGTGTATTTTGGCTATGGCATCTGGCACAGCAAGGAGAACCAGAGGGAGCCATTGGAGCTGACTACAGCACACTACGTGGTATTCCCCAGTGGCAGCCTGGAGGAAACTGTGCAAGCTGTGCAGCCCTCTAGTCAATCACCAGTCCAGGAGTCAGGTTGTGCTGAGTAG